A portion of the Scleropages formosus chromosome 13, fSclFor1.1, whole genome shotgun sequence genome contains these proteins:
- the rpl26 gene encoding 60S ribosomal protein L26, translating to MKLNPYVTSSRRKNRKRHFNAPSHIRRKIMSSPLSKELRQKYNVRSMPIRKDDEVQVVRGHYKGQQIGKVVQVYRKKYVIYIERVQREKANGTTVHVGIHPSKVVITRLKLDKDRKKILERKAKSRQDGKEKGKYKEETIEKMQE from the exons ATGAAGCTGAATCCATATGTGACGTCTTCTCGTCGCAAGAACCGCAAAAGACACTTCAATGCCCCGTCTCATATCCGTAGGAAGATCATGTCCTCTCCTCTGTCCAAGGAGCTGCGGCAGAAGTACAACGTGAGGTCCATGCCTATCCGTAAGGATGACGAAGTCCAG GTTGTACGCGGTCACTACAAAGGCCAACAAATCGGCAAGGTTGTCCAGGTGTACAGGAAGAAGTATGTCATCTACATTGAACGCGTGCAGCGTGAGAAGGCCAACGGAACAACTGTTCATGTTGGAATCCATCCAAGCAAA GTTGTGATTACTCGGCTAAAGCTCGACAAGGATCGCAAGAAGATTCTGGAGCGCAAAGCCAAATCACGACAGGATGGCAAGGAGAAAGGCAAATACAAGGAGGAGACCATTGAGAAAATGCAAGAGTAA
- the LOC108936803 gene encoding interleukin-17B-like isoform X2 → MIVFFQPWAQTEAKEGRKDGKGSRRRPGRVTNKVSSSSLPQNATTQKSSPDPIVAGVDGGSPTAIWDEDFEKSIEEMVLQVRNNSALSKNKCVVDRQLWMSNTRSLSPWSYRINHDEKRIPVDIPEAKCSCAGCINPFTMQEDRTMTSVLIYTKIPVRRLLCDRPSRRHRKKKKCLPQYKTVVESIAVGCTCIV, encoded by the exons ATGATCGTTTTTTTCCAGCCCTGG GCTCAGACGGAGGCCAAGGAGGGCCGAAAGGACGGCAAGGGCTCGCGGCGGAGACCCGGCCGGGTCACCAACAAGGTTTCGTCCAGCAGCCTGCCGCAAAATGCTACCACGCAGAAGAGCTCCCCCGACCCCATCGTGGCAGGCGTGGACGGCGGCTCGCCCACGGCCATCTGGGACGAGGACTTCGAGAAGAGCATCGAGGAGATGGTGCTGCAAGTGAGGAACAACTCGGCGCTCTCCAAGAACAAGTGCGTGGTGGATCGGCAGCTGTGGATGTCCAACACCAGGAGCCTGTCGCCGTGGTCGTACAG AATTAACCACGACGAGAAGCGCATTCCGGTGGACATCCCCGAGGCCAAGTGCTCGTGCGCGGGCTGCATCAACCCGTTCACCATGCAGGAGGACCGCACCATGACCAGCGTGCTCATCTACACCAAGATCCCCGTGCGCCGGCTGCTCTGCGACCGGCCCTCCAGGAGGCACCGCAAGAAGAAGAAGTGTCTCCCGCAGTACAAGACGGTGGTGGAAAGCATTGCTGTGGGCTGCACCTGTATTGTCTGA
- the LOC108936803 gene encoding interleukin-17B-like isoform X1 has product MIVFFQPWVCVAFLICSVVVVEAQTEAKEGRKDGKGSRRRPGRVTNKVSSSSLPQNATTQKSSPDPIVAGVDGGSPTAIWDEDFEKSIEEMVLQVRNNSALSKNKCVVDRQLWMSNTRSLSPWSYRINHDEKRIPVDIPEAKCSCAGCINPFTMQEDRTMTSVLIYTKIPVRRLLCDRPSRRHRKKKKCLPQYKTVVESIAVGCTCIV; this is encoded by the exons ATGATCGTTTTTTTCCAGCCCTGG GTGTGTGTTGCATTTCTGATTTGTTCCGTGGTTGTCGTCGAGGCTCAGACGGAGGCCAAGGAGGGCCGAAAGGACGGCAAGGGCTCGCGGCGGAGACCCGGCCGGGTCACCAACAAGGTTTCGTCCAGCAGCCTGCCGCAAAATGCTACCACGCAGAAGAGCTCCCCCGACCCCATCGTGGCAGGCGTGGACGGCGGCTCGCCCACGGCCATCTGGGACGAGGACTTCGAGAAGAGCATCGAGGAGATGGTGCTGCAAGTGAGGAACAACTCGGCGCTCTCCAAGAACAAGTGCGTGGTGGATCGGCAGCTGTGGATGTCCAACACCAGGAGCCTGTCGCCGTGGTCGTACAG AATTAACCACGACGAGAAGCGCATTCCGGTGGACATCCCCGAGGCCAAGTGCTCGTGCGCGGGCTGCATCAACCCGTTCACCATGCAGGAGGACCGCACCATGACCAGCGTGCTCATCTACACCAAGATCCCCGTGCGCCGGCTGCTCTGCGACCGGCCCTCCAGGAGGCACCGCAAGAAGAAGAAGTGTCTCCCGCAGTACAAGACGGTGGTGGAAAGCATTGCTGTGGGCTGCACCTGTATTGTCTGA
- the LOC108936803 gene encoding interleukin-17B-like isoform X3, producing the protein MIVFFQPWTEAKEGRKDGKGSRRRPGRVTNKVSSSSLPQNATTQKSSPDPIVAGVDGGSPTAIWDEDFEKSIEEMVLQVRNNSALSKNKCVVDRQLWMSNTRSLSPWSYRINHDEKRIPVDIPEAKCSCAGCINPFTMQEDRTMTSVLIYTKIPVRRLLCDRPSRRHRKKKKCLPQYKTVVESIAVGCTCIV; encoded by the exons ATGATCGTTTTTTTCCAGCCCTGG ACGGAGGCCAAGGAGGGCCGAAAGGACGGCAAGGGCTCGCGGCGGAGACCCGGCCGGGTCACCAACAAGGTTTCGTCCAGCAGCCTGCCGCAAAATGCTACCACGCAGAAGAGCTCCCCCGACCCCATCGTGGCAGGCGTGGACGGCGGCTCGCCCACGGCCATCTGGGACGAGGACTTCGAGAAGAGCATCGAGGAGATGGTGCTGCAAGTGAGGAACAACTCGGCGCTCTCCAAGAACAAGTGCGTGGTGGATCGGCAGCTGTGGATGTCCAACACCAGGAGCCTGTCGCCGTGGTCGTACAG AATTAACCACGACGAGAAGCGCATTCCGGTGGACATCCCCGAGGCCAAGTGCTCGTGCGCGGGCTGCATCAACCCGTTCACCATGCAGGAGGACCGCACCATGACCAGCGTGCTCATCTACACCAAGATCCCCGTGCGCCGGCTGCTCTGCGACCGGCCCTCCAGGAGGCACCGCAAGAAGAAGAAGTGTCTCCCGCAGTACAAGACGGTGGTGGAAAGCATTGCTGTGGGCTGCACCTGTATTGTCTGA
- the LOC108936803 gene encoding interleukin-17B-like isoform X4, whose product MIVFFQPWVCVAFLICSVVVVEAQTEAKEGRKDGKGSRRRPGRVTNKVSSSSLPQNATTQKSSPDPIVAGVDGGSPTAIWDEDFEKSIEEMVLQVRNNSALSKNKINHDEKRIPVDIPEAKCSCAGCINPFTMQEDRTMTSVLIYTKIPVRRLLCDRPSRRHRKKKKCLPQYKTVVESIAVGCTCIV is encoded by the exons ATGATCGTTTTTTTCCAGCCCTGG GTGTGTGTTGCATTTCTGATTTGTTCCGTGGTTGTCGTCGAGGCTCAGACGGAGGCCAAGGAGGGCCGAAAGGACGGCAAGGGCTCGCGGCGGAGACCCGGCCGGGTCACCAACAAGGTTTCGTCCAGCAGCCTGCCGCAAAATGCTACCACGCAGAAGAGCTCCCCCGACCCCATCGTGGCAGGCGTGGACGGCGGCTCGCCCACGGCCATCTGGGACGAGGACTTCGAGAAGAGCATCGAGGAGATGGTGCTGCAAGTGAGGAACAACTCGGCGCTCTCCAAGAACAA AATTAACCACGACGAGAAGCGCATTCCGGTGGACATCCCCGAGGCCAAGTGCTCGTGCGCGGGCTGCATCAACCCGTTCACCATGCAGGAGGACCGCACCATGACCAGCGTGCTCATCTACACCAAGATCCCCGTGCGCCGGCTGCTCTGCGACCGGCCCTCCAGGAGGCACCGCAAGAAGAAGAAGTGTCTCCCGCAGTACAAGACGGTGGTGGAAAGCATTGCTGTGGGCTGCACCTGTATTGTCTGA